The segment ACAGCCATCGCCCGGCACGGCGCCCCGCTCATCGTGCATGCCGATTCAGGCCCGGCCATGAGATCAAACCTGCTCCGTGACACCCTCACCGTCCACGGCGTGGAACTCAGCCATAACCGCCCCTACGTCTGCCTCTTAACCGGCTAATCGGTTGTTTCGGACCGGTTCTGGTGCGACACGCCGCGGGGATGTCGCCCGGTTCGGCCGGGACGGAGCGGATACTTCTGTGTCATGGTGACCGGCAAGGATTTGCGGTTGGAACCCGGCGACGGGCAGTGGCGGCTGGCAGGAGCCGGCGCCGATCGTTTCGGTCCGGTCAACGAGTATCTGGGATATCTGACGGACCGGAACTACTCGCCGCGAACCGTACGGACCTATGGCTATGATCTGCTCGCGTTTTGCCGTTGGCTCAGGGAGCAGGACATGGAGCTCCCATCTGTTGGCACCGATGAACTGCTCCACTATTTATCGGCGTGCCGTCAGGCCCATGTTCCCGGCCGACCCGGCCCTAACGTTGTCACCATGCAGGGCCGGCGCCTGGACAGGTACGCGCCCACAACAATCAACCAACGCCTTGCCGCCATCTCAGGTCTCTACACGTTTCTGATCATGCGCAATCCGGAGCTGAAGAACCCGGTCCCGAGGGGCAAGGAGGCCCGCCGGCCAGCTGCCGGTGAACGCACCGGGTTGCTCGCCCACGTGGCAAAGCCAAAGCCAAGGTCCGTATTGCGGCTCCGCGAACCACGCCGGCTCCCACGGGCCCTGAAGCGCAGCGAATCCGCGGACCTTCTGGCCAGCCTGCTCTGCTGGCGGGACCGGGCCATTGCCGGGCTGATGCTCTTTTGTGGGCTGCGCTCGGCCGAGGTGCTTGCCTTGCAGGTGGGCGATGTTGATATCGGCGCCCGCTGGCTATTGGTCCAGGGCAAGGGCGCCAAGGAGCGTCGGGTTCCCCTCGATGTCGACGTCGCCGGGGTGATCCAGACGTATCTGCTGGCCGAACGGCCCGAAACCACAAGCCGCTACCTGTTCATCGTGGCCAAGGGACCGACCCGCGGCCAGCCACTGACGGCTGCCGGGTTACGGACCATTTTCCGCTACCACCGTGAGGTATCCGGTGTTCAGGCCGGAAATCCACACGCCCTGCGCCATACTTTTGGCACCGCCCTGGCAGAGGCCGGCGTGGATCTTGCCGTGATGCAGGCCCTGCTCGGACACACCCATGTTGATACCACCGCCCGCTATATTCACCTGGCCCCCACCCATGTGAAAGCCGAATATGATGCTGCCCGCGCCCGTCAACACCAACGCGACTGATCCGCCGGCTGCACTGCTGGCCTCCTACGCCGCTCACCTTGCCCTGACCCGGCGGGGAAACACTGCTTACACCA is part of the Arthrobacter ramosus genome and harbors:
- a CDS encoding tyrosine-type recombinase/integrase, whose product is MEPGDGQWRLAGAGADRFGPVNEYLGYLTDRNYSPRTVRTYGYDLLAFCRWLREQDMELPSVGTDELLHYLSACRQAHVPGRPGPNVVTMQGRRLDRYAPTTINQRLAAISGLYTFLIMRNPELKNPVPRGKEARRPAAGERTGLLAHVAKPKPRSVLRLREPRRLPRALKRSESADLLASLLCWRDRAIAGLMLFCGLRSAEVLALQVGDVDIGARWLLVQGKGAKERRVPLDVDVAGVIQTYLLAERPETTSRYLFIVAKGPTRGQPLTAAGLRTIFRYHREVSGVQAGNPHALRHTFGTALAEAGVDLAVMQALLGHTHVDTTARYIHLAPTHVKAEYDAARARQHQRD